The Myxococcales bacterium genomic interval CCTTCGGGCTGGCTCTGCGTGTACACGAGGCCGAGCGCGCAGAATCCGAGGGTCACCCAGATGAGCCTCGTGCCCGTGACCGGCAGGAAGAAGAAGAGCCGGATCTGCGCCGTGGGGTTCTCGCGGCCCCACGCGACGGCGGTGGCCACCAGCGCGGCCTCGGGCCCGAAGAGCGCGTCGCCACGCAGGACGGCGCTCGACGGGAAGACCTGCGCGAGCCCCCACGCGAGCAGGTTGCCGGTCACCACCGCGATGAGGAGCAGTCGGAGGAGGCGCGCGCCGCCCCAGCGACGCTCGAGGTCGGCGCCAAGGAAGTAGAGCCCGAGCAGCGTGAAGAGGGTGTGGCTGATGCCGATGGGGCTCGTCAGCAGGCCGCTCGTGACGATGCGCCACGGCTCCATGTAGAATGCACGTTGTCCGGCGTCGAAGGTGAGCAGACCGAAGAGCTCGACCCCGCGCGGCGGACCGGGGATCCAGTGAACGACGAGCGCGGA includes:
- a CDS encoding rhomboid family intramembrane serine protease, translated to MAAEPSQLGIALPRPGKALRAMLVVLAAMSVVSALVVHWIPGPPRGVELFGLLTFDAGQRAFYMEPWRIVTSGLLTSPIGISHTLFTLLGLYFLGADLERRWGGARLLRLLLIAVVTGNLLAWGLAQVFPSSAVLRGDALFGPEAALVATAVAWGRENPTAQIRLFFFLPVTGTRLIWVTLGFCALGLVYTQSQPEGVVAPFGGALVGMLLGGTPSPVRRLFLRARLGVMRKRGPVLTVESLLDDDATARPVEKGGKGKGGKAPALRVVYGGLEDDPEGKKAPKDKRWLN